Proteins encoded in a region of the Deltaproteobacteria bacterium genome:
- a CDS encoding 2-hydroxyacyl-CoA dehydratase, which produces MRKAYIEEQKSRHGRKAVVVLPVHYPREILTAMNVLAVELWGPPGPPRGPEAGRLQTYVCAVVRNALAFIASGGADVADGALFPHTCDSVQGLATLAPDFGGWKKPAFRFIHPKGPLRASSRAFIRAEMVALAQSLATLGVAPPTDDALRDAIRLHREIDALKLRLADRRAYLPVNDADYYRVLRRGEFLWPTDHLNELRDIERKLLDTPAQKGIPIFITGYVPEPMSIFDVVAEAGAYVAGDDYAAVGRRVNSRTELDLSDPWAALVDLYDSASPCPTHSAEQAPRLAHLDAIMQRCGARGVIIHEQKFCEPQLFDVPALRRHFGAHGIPQLYLEGELESDFSGQARTRIEAFIETLSSPRSAA; this is translated from the coding sequence ATGCGCAAAGCCTACATCGAGGAACAGAAGAGTCGCCACGGACGCAAGGCTGTCGTGGTGCTGCCGGTGCACTACCCGCGCGAGATTCTGACGGCGATGAACGTACTCGCCGTCGAACTTTGGGGACCGCCGGGGCCGCCGCGCGGACCGGAAGCTGGACGGCTTCAAACCTACGTCTGCGCGGTCGTGCGCAACGCGCTCGCGTTCATCGCTTCGGGCGGCGCGGACGTCGCGGACGGCGCCCTGTTTCCCCACACCTGCGACTCGGTGCAGGGGCTCGCGACGCTCGCGCCGGATTTCGGCGGATGGAAGAAGCCCGCTTTCCGTTTTATCCATCCCAAGGGACCGCTGCGCGCCAGTTCGCGAGCGTTCATCCGCGCCGAAATGGTTGCGTTGGCCCAGTCGCTCGCGACGCTCGGTGTCGCACCGCCGACGGACGACGCACTCCGCGACGCGATTCGGCTGCATCGCGAAATCGACGCGCTCAAGTTGCGTCTTGCGGACCGGCGCGCGTACCTGCCCGTGAACGACGCCGACTACTACCGCGTCTTGCGGCGCGGCGAATTTCTGTGGCCCACGGATCACTTGAATGAGCTTCGGGACATCGAACGAAAGCTGCTCGACACGCCCGCGCAAAAAGGCATCCCCATCTTCATCACCGGATACGTACCCGAACCCATGTCGATCTTCGACGTGGTCGCGGAGGCGGGCGCCTACGTGGCGGGCGACGACTACGCCGCGGTCGGTCGTCGCGTGAACAGCCGCACCGAACTGGATCTCTCCGATCCCTGGGCCGCGCTCGTCGATCTCTACGACTCAGCGTCTCCCTGCCCGACGCACTCCGCCGAGCAGGCCCCGCGCCTCGCGCATCTCGACGCCATAATGCAGCGCTGCGGTGCGCGTGGCGTCATCATCCACGAACAGAAATTCTGCGAGCCGCAACTCTTCGATGTGCCGGCGCTACGTCGCCATTTCGGCGCGCACGGTATCCCCCAGCTTTACCTTGAAGGCGAACTCGAGTCCGACTTCTCCGGACAGGCGCGCACGCGGATCGAGGCGTTCATCGAAACCCTTTCCAGCCCCCGGAGCGCCGCATGA
- the mobB gene encoding molybdopterin-guanine dinucleotide biosynthesis protein B gives MTIDPRPTSHLATHRSIAFCGYSGSGKTTLLVDLIGELVRRGLRVAAIKHDAHGLQIDTPGKDSDRLFRAGANVHLRGPGEGLIRHHRDGDDDLASAVDRMRADHDIVLIEGHKATPWPKVWLLSPGETEPPPDVTHVELVLARDERRLATVLPWITRRLTQEWLDTPVRMGVLIGGASRRMGTPKHLLESGGATLLERMVASANERDLSPVLLGAGEIPSSLAGATRLPDPPGFAGPLAGLVSAIRWDPDSAWIIAAVDMPRVDVTCLDWLLTQRAPGRIGIVPIIDGEPQSTFSLWEPIARAHVFDGIQDGRSSIRRLADAPRVYRPEVPTHLRPRFANINTPGEWERILAEDRAHE, from the coding sequence ATGACGATCGACCCGCGACCGACGAGTCACCTCGCAACACATCGTTCCATCGCGTTCTGCGGATACTCCGGCTCCGGAAAAACGACGCTGCTTGTCGATCTCATCGGCGAACTCGTCCGGCGCGGACTTCGCGTCGCGGCCATCAAACACGACGCGCACGGGCTTCAGATCGATACGCCGGGCAAGGATTCCGACCGCCTCTTCCGCGCGGGCGCCAATGTCCATCTGCGCGGCCCCGGCGAGGGATTGATCCGCCATCACCGGGACGGCGACGACGATCTCGCAAGCGCCGTCGATCGCATGCGCGCGGATCACGACATCGTGCTGATCGAAGGGCACAAAGCGACGCCGTGGCCCAAGGTGTGGCTGCTGTCGCCCGGTGAAACCGAGCCGCCGCCGGACGTAACCCATGTCGAGTTGGTGCTTGCGCGAGACGAGCGGCGACTCGCCACGGTGCTTCCGTGGATCACGCGGCGTCTCACGCAGGAGTGGCTCGATACTCCCGTTCGCATGGGTGTCCTCATCGGAGGCGCGAGCCGCCGCATGGGCACGCCCAAACACCTGCTGGAATCGGGCGGCGCGACGCTGCTTGAGCGAATGGTCGCCTCGGCCAACGAGCGGGATCTTTCCCCTGTGCTGCTGGGCGCGGGCGAGATTCCGTCCTCCCTCGCCGGAGCGACACGACTGCCCGATCCGCCGGGATTTGCGGGGCCCCTCGCCGGACTCGTCTCGGCCATACGCTGGGACCCCGACTCCGCGTGGATCATCGCGGCCGTCGACATGCCGCGCGTCGACGTCACGTGCCTCGATTGGCTGCTCACGCAGCGCGCTCCCGGGCGAATCGGAATCGTCCCCATTATCGACGGCGAACCCCAATCCACGTTTTCCTTGTGGGAACCCATCGCGCGCGCGCACGTGTTCGATGGAATTCAAGACGGACGGTCTTCGATTCGCCGCCTCGCAGACGCACCGCGCGTGTATCGACCCGAGGTGCCGACGCATCTGCGGCCGCGGTTCGCGAACATCAACACGCCCGGCGAATGGGAGCGAATTCTCGCGGAAGACCGCGCGCACGAGTGA
- a CDS encoding HAMP domain-containing histidine kinase: MTEKARHSTLSFDWGVSTSYSADLRARELADRVWWFITMRWIAAGVCTAFGVADLAGLVPGHIPVAYFLVAAVFLAAGNVLYCRITKSLLEPEIDRAGLRILLIFEMIGDFVALSLLTYATGTIQTPLPMFFILHVVLATLFFSRRTSLVITIGAWLGGVMPLILEWLGVLPMISIFDSPFKPFVLKEPAAMAGYVFGFAACLFVSWYLVSEITTSLKLRESQLEDAYGMLSRLDREKSQATLRATHELKAPFAAIKSYVYTLRDGYCGPLPEKAQSVVTRIGERCDRLMEKITAIIHLSNLKTLVLTDMHFSPVNLTKLIADEAAEAALLAEPQNIRVVNHAADEAEVYVLGSAEYLHTLFSNLTRNAIDYSTPGVDVEITMRIKARRVSVRVRDHGIGIPNENLGKIFDEHFRSNNAVAHHPNGTGLGLPMVKEIARLHGAVIQVSSELGKGSHFTVSFDSVEPNI; this comes from the coding sequence GTGACCGAGAAGGCCCGCCATTCCACGCTGTCGTTCGACTGGGGCGTTTCGACGTCCTACAGTGCGGACCTGCGCGCGCGGGAACTGGCGGATCGCGTCTGGTGGTTCATCACCATGCGCTGGATCGCGGCGGGCGTCTGCACGGCATTCGGCGTCGCCGATCTCGCGGGCCTCGTTCCCGGTCACATTCCGGTGGCGTACTTTCTGGTCGCCGCCGTCTTCCTCGCCGCCGGAAACGTCCTTTACTGCCGGATCACCAAGAGTCTGCTCGAGCCCGAGATCGACCGCGCCGGTCTGCGCATCCTTCTGATCTTCGAGATGATCGGCGATTTTGTCGCCCTATCTCTTCTCACGTACGCGACCGGGACGATTCAGACGCCGCTGCCGATGTTCTTCATCCTGCACGTGGTGCTGGCGACGCTGTTTTTTTCGCGACGCACTTCGCTCGTCATTACGATCGGCGCATGGCTTGGCGGTGTGATGCCGCTGATTCTGGAGTGGCTCGGCGTGCTCCCGATGATTTCGATCTTCGACAGTCCGTTCAAGCCATTCGTCCTCAAGGAACCCGCGGCGATGGCGGGATACGTCTTCGGATTCGCCGCGTGCTTGTTTGTCTCCTGGTACCTCGTCAGCGAGATCACAACGAGCCTCAAGCTCCGCGAGTCGCAGCTCGAAGATGCCTACGGCATGCTCAGCCGACTCGACCGCGAAAAGTCGCAGGCGACGCTCCGAGCCACGCACGAGCTCAAGGCACCTTTCGCGGCGATCAAAAGCTACGTGTACACGCTTCGCGACGGATACTGCGGACCCCTTCCCGAAAAGGCACAGTCGGTCGTCACGCGCATCGGCGAACGCTGCGACCGGCTTATGGAGAAAATCACCGCCATCATCCACTTGAGCAATCTCAAAACGCTCGTACTCACCGACATGCACTTTTCGCCGGTGAATCTGACGAAATTGATCGCCGACGAAGCGGCCGAGGCCGCACTGCTCGCCGAGCCGCAGAACATTCGCGTCGTCAACCACGCGGCGGACGAAGCGGAGGTATACGTCCTGGGTTCCGCCGAGTACCTGCACACGCTCTTTTCGAATCTCACGCGAAACGCCATCGACTATTCAACTCCCGGCGTCGACGTCGAAATCACCATGCGCATCAAGGCGAGGCGCGTGTCGGTGCGCGTGCGCGACCACGGCATCGGAATCCCCAACGAAAATCTCGGCAAGATTTTCGACGAACACTTCCGTTCGAACAACGCCGTCGCGCATCACCCCAACGGCACCGGCCTCGGCCTGCCCATGGTCAAGGAAATCGCGCGCCTGCACGGCGCCGTCATCCAGGTCAGTAGCGAACTCGGAAAGGGTTCCCATTTCACGGTCTCGTTCGACTCCGTCGAGCCCAATATTTGA
- a CDS encoding response regulator yields the protein MAKILIIDDDQDIIDSLTMILEGNGHQVQVKTDTDNLVASVSEVGPDLIILDIMFPEDPQAGFVAARELNKNAKLKNIPVLLLSAVNQRSNMAFGFSDADISPDFMPVEAFIEKPVEPDVLIRKIAEMLEPTRSVN from the coding sequence ATGGCCAAGATTCTGATTATCGACGACGATCAGGACATCATCGACAGCCTGACCATGATTCTGGAGGGCAACGGGCACCAGGTTCAGGTCAAAACCGACACCGACAACCTCGTCGCGTCGGTCTCCGAGGTCGGACCCGACCTCATCATTCTCGACATCATGTTCCCGGAGGATCCGCAGGCCGGATTCGTCGCCGCGCGCGAGCTGAACAAGAACGCGAAGCTGAAGAATATCCCGGTACTGCTGCTGTCGGCGGTCAACCAACGCAGCAACATGGCATTCGGGTTTTCCGATGCCGACATCAGCCCGGACTTCATGCCCGTCGAGGCGTTCATCGAAAAGCCCGTCGAGCCCGACGTCCTGATCCGCAAGATCGCGGAGATGCTCGAGCCCACGCGCTCGGTCAACTGA
- a CDS encoding 2-hydroxyacyl-CoA dehydratase, whose product MITRRIQYEIAGNVVGPFLTSLDKWRKKLRPKKKGPKKEHPFGPPLESVNRLKDIMTRYYFQGRYADGAVPVAWVTSGFPVEIFRPLGFWTVYPENHAAICSVQRVVPELSDVVEKEGYARDLCGYARADIGSVMTGKTPVGRLPKPDLLACCTNICQTVLYWYRALAEHFKIPLVLIDTPYVYGEAPEHHRQYVKDQLLELLEVAQKITGKTIEPEALAEVTRKANIGSKLWGRCLDASKNKPAPWTGFDEFFHMAPIVSLRGSDECNDYYRGLAEELEDRVKRGVGGLKKETHRLMWDNLPIWFNVRGMSDLLAQNGFNFVCTTYTNAWYEAGKVIDERDPMGSAAKAYTHIILNEDLPKRLSLMKRLAREYDVVGAVLHSDRSCKPYSIGQYDLKDRLQAEANIRVMVLEADHADPRAFSAEQADNRLTAFMESFA is encoded by the coding sequence ATGATCACGAGACGCATTCAGTACGAGATCGCCGGCAATGTCGTGGGTCCGTTCCTCACGAGCCTCGACAAGTGGCGCAAGAAGCTGCGCCCAAAGAAGAAGGGGCCGAAAAAAGAGCACCCGTTCGGACCGCCGCTGGAATCGGTGAACCGCCTGAAGGACATCATGACGCGCTACTACTTTCAAGGCCGCTATGCCGATGGCGCGGTGCCGGTGGCCTGGGTGACGAGCGGTTTTCCGGTCGAGATTTTTCGCCCGCTCGGGTTCTGGACGGTCTATCCGGAAAACCACGCGGCGATCTGCAGCGTGCAGCGCGTTGTGCCGGAGCTCTCCGATGTTGTCGAAAAAGAGGGCTACGCGCGCGACCTGTGCGGATACGCCCGCGCCGACATCGGCTCCGTCATGACCGGCAAAACGCCCGTGGGCCGGTTGCCGAAGCCCGACCTGCTCGCGTGCTGCACCAACATCTGCCAGACCGTCCTCTATTGGTATCGCGCGCTCGCGGAGCACTTCAAGATTCCTCTGGTGCTCATCGACACGCCGTACGTGTACGGCGAGGCGCCGGAACACCATCGGCAGTACGTCAAGGATCAACTCCTCGAACTGCTCGAGGTGGCGCAAAAGATCACCGGAAAGACAATCGAGCCCGAGGCCCTCGCCGAGGTCACGCGAAAGGCGAATATCGGGTCGAAGCTTTGGGGTCGCTGCCTCGACGCGAGCAAGAACAAGCCCGCGCCGTGGACGGGGTTCGACGAGTTTTTCCATATGGCGCCGATCGTGTCGCTGCGCGGCAGCGACGAGTGCAACGACTACTATCGGGGTCTCGCCGAGGAACTCGAGGACCGCGTGAAGCGCGGCGTCGGCGGCTTGAAAAAAGAAACGCACCGGCTGATGTGGGACAATCTGCCGATCTGGTTCAACGTGCGCGGCATGTCGGATCTGCTCGCCCAGAACGGATTCAACTTCGTGTGCACGACGTACACGAACGCGTGGTACGAGGCCGGCAAGGTCATCGACGAGCGCGACCCGATGGGCAGCGCGGCCAAGGCGTATACCCACATCATCCTCAACGAGGATCTGCCCAAGCGCCTGTCGCTGATGAAGCGCCTCGCCCGCGAGTACGACGTGGTGGGCGCGGTGCTGCACAGCGACCGCTCGTGCAAGCCCTACTCGATCGGACAATACGACCTGAAAGACCGGCTCCAGGCCGAGGCGAATATCCGCGTGATGGTGCTCGAGGCCGACCACGCCGACCCGCGTGCGTTTTCCGCCGAGCAGGCCGACAACCGGCTGACCGCCTTCATGGAGAGCTTCGCTTGA
- a CDS encoding 2-hydroxyglutaryl-CoA dehydratase has protein sequence MTRPAAIGVDVGSTTWKAVVLDASGDVLDRIVEIGNPRIEEQTTKNLAVLKERTGAATDIPVGATGYGRKRVAASRVLTEITCHAKGAFRVMRSAGILIDIGGQDSKIIHVEPDGRVRDFAMNDKCAAGTGRFLEVILGRLHVSFDDAPALAARSMRSVAVSSTCTVFAESEVISLVAQGESVEGIVAGLHASLASRIASLAGKFANGTSIWMSGGVALNSVMVDAISKAMGANVRVLPEPQFVGALGAALSVLP, from the coding sequence TTGACGCGGCCCGCGGCGATCGGCGTCGATGTCGGCAGCACGACGTGGAAGGCGGTGGTGCTCGATGCGTCGGGAGACGTGCTCGATCGTATCGTCGAGATCGGCAATCCGCGCATCGAGGAACAGACCACCAAGAATCTGGCCGTGCTGAAGGAACGAACCGGCGCGGCGACCGACATCCCCGTCGGCGCGACCGGCTACGGGCGCAAGCGCGTGGCGGCGAGCCGCGTGCTCACCGAGATCACGTGCCATGCCAAGGGCGCGTTCCGCGTGATGCGCAGCGCGGGAATTCTCATCGACATCGGCGGGCAGGACTCGAAGATCATCCACGTCGAGCCGGACGGCCGAGTGCGCGATTTCGCGATGAACGACAAGTGCGCCGCGGGAACGGGACGATTTCTCGAAGTCATCCTCGGGCGTCTGCATGTCTCCTTCGACGACGCCCCCGCCCTGGCGGCGCGCTCGATGCGGTCCGTCGCCGTGTCGAGCACGTGCACCGTCTTCGCCGAGAGCGAGGTGATCTCGCTCGTCGCGCAGGGCGAGAGCGTCGAGGGCATTGTCGCGGGGTTGCACGCATCTCTGGCGAGCCGCATCGCCTCGCTGGCGGGCAAATTCGCGAACGGCACGTCAATCTGGATGAGCGGCGGCGTCGCGCTCAATTCGGTCATGGTCGACGCGATCAGCAAGGCCATGGGCGCGAACGTGCGAGTGCTGCCCGAACCGCAGTTTGTCGGCGCGCTCGGCGCGGCGCTCTCCGTCCTTCCCTGA